In Candidatus Contubernalis alkalaceticus, the following proteins share a genomic window:
- a CDS encoding IS1634 family transposase yields the protein MRLSISKSKNSTSLYVIKSTYENGVHSSKIVEKLGTVNDLSKKLNGQDPIEWAKKYIAELNQKEKEEKLDVLVKYSPSKVITKDEQRSFNGGYLFLQQIYYQLGLHKICKEMLGKYKVTYDLNSILSRLIYGRIIFPSSKLATYQLSSRFIEQPNFELQHIYRALEVIAKETDFLQSSLYNNSLKVSKRNTGVLYYDCTNYFFEIEQADGDKQYGPSKEHRPNPIIQMGLFMDGDGIPLAFSINKGNTNEQLTLKPLEKKILSDFNLSKFIVCTDAGLASKNNRKFNDREERAFITTQSIKKLKAHLKKWALDPNEWHLSNDVKTYDISKLDDEKAKNKMFYKERWIKENDLEQKIIVTYSIKYRDYQRKIRNSQIERAQKTIDSNPTKIKKCNQNDCRRFIKKTNFTPDGEIAEKEIYSIDTEVIAKEEAFDGFYAVCTNLEDDASEIIKVNNRRWEIEECFRIMKSEFKARPVYLSRDDRIEAHFTTCFISLIIYRLLEKKLGEKYTCSEIIRGLKDMNFHEIKGEGYTPTYTRTDFTDDLHEAFDFRTDYQIIKTKQMKKIFKATKK from the coding sequence ATGAGATTGTCTATTTCGAAATCAAAAAATTCCACATCTCTTTACGTAATTAAATCAACTTATGAGAATGGTGTACATTCATCAAAGATTGTTGAAAAACTTGGAACAGTTAATGATTTGAGTAAAAAGTTAAACGGCCAGGATCCCATTGAATGGGCAAAGAAATACATAGCAGAGCTGAATCAAAAAGAGAAGGAAGAAAAGCTTGATGTGTTGGTAAAGTACTCACCTTCCAAGGTCATTACGAAAGATGAACAGCGCTCTTTTAACGGTGGTTATCTTTTTCTTCAACAAATATACTATCAACTTGGCCTTCACAAAATATGTAAAGAAATGTTAGGAAAATACAAGGTTACATATGACCTAAACTCCATACTCTCCAGATTGATTTACGGAAGAATAATCTTCCCTTCATCTAAGCTCGCCACTTACCAACTTTCCTCAAGATTTATAGAACAACCTAACTTTGAACTTCAACATATATACAGAGCTCTTGAAGTTATTGCTAAGGAAACGGATTTTTTACAATCATCCTTGTACAACAACAGTTTAAAAGTTTCTAAGAGAAATACTGGTGTACTTTATTATGATTGCACCAATTATTTTTTTGAAATTGAACAGGCAGATGGCGATAAGCAATACGGTCCATCAAAAGAGCATAGACCAAACCCAATCATTCAAATGGGCCTATTTATGGATGGAGACGGTATCCCTCTTGCATTTAGCATCAACAAAGGAAATACAAATGAACAATTAACACTAAAACCCTTAGAAAAGAAAATTCTATCTGATTTTAATCTTTCTAAATTTATCGTATGTACCGATGCCGGTCTAGCGTCCAAAAATAACAGAAAATTTAACGACAGGGAAGAACGAGCATTTATTACAACTCAATCAATTAAGAAATTAAAAGCACATCTAAAAAAATGGGCACTTGATCCAAACGAATGGCACCTCTCTAACGATGTAAAAACCTATGACATCTCTAAACTAGATGATGAGAAAGCTAAAAATAAAATGTTTTACAAAGAACGTTGGATTAAAGAAAATGACCTTGAACAAAAAATCATTGTGACGTACTCTATCAAGTATAGAGATTATCAAAGAAAAATCCGTAATTCACAGATAGAACGTGCACAAAAAACAATAGATTCAAATCCTACAAAAATAAAAAAATGTAATCAGAATGATTGCAGAAGATTTATTAAAAAAACTAATTTTACTCCTGATGGAGAAATTGCTGAAAAAGAAATATACAGTATTGATACAGAGGTTATCGCTAAAGAAGAAGCCTTTGATGGGTTTTATGCTGTATGTACAAACCTTGAGGATGATGCTTCTGAAATAATTAAAGTAAACAATAGACGATGGGAGATTGAAGAATGTTTTAGAATTATGAAAAGTGAATTTAAAGCCAGACCTGTTTATTTAAGCCGTGATGACAGAATAGAAGCACATTTTACAACTTGCTTTATATCCTTAATTATTTACAGATTATTGGAAAAAAAGCTTGGTGAGAAATATACCTGCAGTGAAATAATTAGAGGATTAAAGGATATGAACTTTCATGAAATAAAGGGGGAGGGTTACACTCCAACATATACGAGAACTGACTTTACTGATGATTTACATGAGGCATTTGATTTCCGTACAGACTACCAGATTATAAAAACAAAACAAATGAAAAAAATTTTTAAAGCGACAAAAAAATAA
- a CDS encoding TetR/AcrR family transcriptional regulator — translation MIQPSVYSYAQIIEAAFELIREQGWSAVSTRAIAKKLGSSTMPIYSHVRSVDELEKELRIKTRGLLKEFQQRQYTEHTLLNLAFGYVVFARDEKNLFRFLYLQNPEKIDSEDTSVIKESFFLEFGEDSAAGKALLEMQESGQDALVQYTWIFTHGLAMLVNSGAFDSSSDQAILRFLMDAGEAFYMWGINQDKGNTEKNDE, via the coding sequence ATGATTCAACCCAGTGTGTATTCATATGCCCAAATTATTGAGGCTGCCTTTGAACTAATTCGGGAACAAGGCTGGAGTGCAGTTTCCACAAGAGCCATTGCTAAAAAACTTGGATCGTCTACCATGCCTATTTACTCTCACGTGCGTTCTGTAGATGAACTGGAAAAGGAGCTGCGAATAAAAACCAGGGGTCTATTGAAGGAATTCCAACAGCGGCAGTATACCGAACACACTCTTTTAAACCTGGCATTTGGTTATGTAGTGTTTGCACGGGATGAAAAGAATTTGTTTCGTTTTCTTTATCTGCAGAACCCTGAGAAGATTGATTCAGAGGATACGTCAGTGATTAAAGAATCATTTTTTTTAGAATTTGGCGAGGATAGTGCAGCAGGAAAAGCTCTCTTGGAAATGCAGGAATCTGGTCAGGATGCGTTGGTTCAGTATACCTGGATCTTTACTCACGGCCTGGCTATGTTAGTTAACTCCGGTGCCTTTGATTCTAGCTCTGATCAGGCTATTCTTCGCTTCCTCATGGATGCAGGAGAAGCGTTTTATATGTGGGGGATCAATCAGGACAAGGGTAATACAGAGAAAAACGATGAGTGA
- a CDS encoding Nif3-like dinuclear metal center hexameric protein, with product MHIKTLTKYLEELAPPFLALEGDPTGLQIGSLKAEAANVLIALDFNREVMEEALELGANLVVTHHPIIFRPLKAVEPDSPAGSLICDAVKKDLTVYSAHTNLDVTEQGVSRRLAERLSLKNQKVLKPTYYQKLYKIVVFVPKGYENGVREALAEAKAGWIGNYSHCTFNLEGVGTFKPLEGTNPFIGQQGKIETVSEFRLETIVAEENLNKALSSMIKAHPYEEAAYDVYSLKNKGKVMGLGIVGEPTQELSLAELATEVKERLQVKELRLAGPREKIIKKVAVCGGSGGGMIEQAASRGADLLITGDISYHQFQKALSMNIALIDAGHDATERVVVPFLADYLRDRVEKGGHTNKIFVSGVETNPWSIM from the coding sequence ATGCATATAAAAACATTAACAAAATACCTGGAAGAGCTGGCTCCACCCTTCTTAGCCCTGGAGGGAGACCCTACGGGACTGCAGATTGGTTCCCTTAAAGCAGAAGCTGCCAATGTTCTGATTGCTCTGGATTTTAATCGGGAAGTGATGGAAGAAGCTCTGGAATTGGGGGCCAACCTGGTGGTAACTCACCATCCTATCATTTTCCGTCCGCTGAAGGCTGTAGAACCAGACTCTCCTGCGGGAAGCCTGATATGTGATGCAGTTAAAAAAGATCTGACAGTGTACTCCGCTCATACCAATCTGGATGTAACGGAGCAGGGAGTGAGCCGGAGACTGGCAGAACGACTTTCTTTAAAAAACCAGAAAGTTTTAAAACCTACCTATTACCAGAAGCTGTATAAAATTGTGGTTTTTGTTCCTAAAGGATATGAGAATGGGGTAAGGGAAGCATTAGCAGAAGCCAAGGCGGGATGGATTGGAAATTACAGCCACTGCACTTTTAACCTGGAGGGAGTAGGAACTTTTAAACCTTTGGAGGGCACAAATCCCTTTATTGGTCAACAGGGTAAAATAGAAACGGTATCTGAATTCCGGTTGGAAACTATTGTTGCAGAGGAAAACTTGAATAAAGCTCTCAGCAGTATGATTAAGGCACATCCTTATGAGGAAGCTGCCTATGATGTATACTCTTTGAAAAACAAGGGAAAAGTAATGGGATTAGGTATAGTAGGGGAGCCTACCCAAGAATTGAGTCTAGCAGAACTTGCAACAGAAGTGAAGGAGAGGTTACAGGTGAAGGAACTTAGGCTTGCCGGTCCTCGGGAAAAAATAATAAAAAAAGTGGCGGTATGTGGTGGCAGTGGAGGTGGTATGATAGAACAGGCTGCATCCAGGGGCGCTGACCTGTTAATCACCGGGGATATAAGTTACCACCAATTTCAAAAGGCCCTTTCTATGAACATTGCTTTGATTGATGCCGGTCACGATGCAACAGAGAGGGTGGTGGTTCCTTTTCTAGCGGATTATCTGCGAGACAGGGTAGAAAAAGGCGGTCATACTAACAAAATATTTGTATCCGGGGTTGAAACTAATCCCTGGTCAATTATGTAG
- a CDS encoding J domain-containing protein, which produces MNKSKYEKKLDRIMKNLKINKYDYNWDRYGSWIQFHYKEDLYRLEHNIEKARIQGIIIHYGSEAFAQIVLALEDLYKVINRGIYNLDTWLSGMRLPSEINNTNEYYELLGFTQKPSSVNEIWEQYHKRIKNLDLDNNGTKPAAEALKEAAERAVEQLTGHAQ; this is translated from the coding sequence TTGAACAAATCCAAATATGAAAAAAAACTAGACAGAATCATGAAAAACCTGAAAATAAATAAGTATGACTACAACTGGGACAGGTACGGAAGTTGGATACAGTTTCACTACAAAGAAGACCTATACAGGTTGGAACACAATATTGAAAAAGCCAGAATTCAAGGTATTATCATACATTATGGATCAGAGGCTTTCGCCCAGATTGTATTGGCCCTGGAAGATTTATACAAGGTAATTAACCGGGGAATTTACAATCTGGACACCTGGCTATCCGGAATGAGGCTGCCCTCTGAAATTAATAATACTAATGAATATTATGAACTTCTGGGTTTCACTCAAAAGCCCTCCTCCGTAAATGAAATATGGGAGCAGTATCATAAGCGTATTAAAAATTTAGACTTGGACAATAATGGCACAAAACCTGCGGCAGAAGCCTTAAAAGAAGCCGCTGAAAGGGCTGTAGAACAGTTAACGGGTCACGCACAATAA
- the dnaG gene encoding DNA primase translates to MENIVPEETIEEIRQHFNLVEVISNYTALKKSGRNYSGLCPFHSEKTPSFTVSPDKQLYHCFGCGVGGNLYTFIMAIENLTFREAVTLLAGRAGIFLPEKPLSPGEKKVKDLKEELLLINEVSMKFFSSVLFSKKYGIKALNYLKGRGLKGETLRKFNIGYSPSSWEFLLRYLKNKGFSETNIEKAGLIVRRSRGSGYYDRFRDRIIFPIFNQQNQVAGFGGRVLEGAQPKYLNTPETHLYNKRKILYALNHSRSSIREKDEAIVFEGYMDVITAHQEGVENCVASLGTSLTEEQAEVLRRNASSVVIAYDSDAAGEAAAWRGMDILVSAGCRVKVAQMPQGMDPDDFIKKKGIKAFEKEIIEKSLPLIDYKLEKTQRDLGVLDFCTPQEKLLYIQKILPVLAKLNSSVELDVYLQKVSSQIGVGLDSLQLELKKFRRAKGKKQIKFGNTEPDGSANNQVKPPAAEKEILALMLKNPDYIFEVKKWLKDSDFCYPPYRGIIEKLFYLRNDGNAISEHTILRLFPGFEEQKIAAALILEQERNPDNREKIIKDCVRKIKCHKLSLKRKEIEKEISKLDRQQDGEKINGLLVEWTEIKRLEKDFNPQ, encoded by the coding sequence ATGGAAAATATCGTGCCGGAGGAAACCATAGAAGAAATCAGGCAGCATTTTAATCTGGTGGAGGTTATTTCCAATTATACTGCGTTAAAAAAATCCGGTCGTAATTACTCAGGCTTATGCCCTTTTCATTCTGAGAAAACTCCATCTTTTACCGTTTCACCGGATAAACAGCTCTATCACTGCTTTGGTTGTGGAGTAGGGGGAAACCTGTATACTTTTATTATGGCCATTGAAAACTTAACTTTTAGAGAGGCCGTAACGCTTTTAGCAGGGAGAGCAGGAATTTTTTTACCAGAAAAACCTTTATCACCCGGAGAAAAAAAAGTAAAAGATTTAAAGGAAGAATTACTGCTGATCAATGAAGTTAGTATGAAGTTTTTTTCCTCGGTTCTATTTAGCAAAAAATATGGAATTAAAGCGTTAAATTATTTAAAGGGTAGGGGGCTAAAAGGGGAAACATTAAGGAAGTTTAATATTGGTTATTCCCCTTCCTCTTGGGAATTTTTATTAAGATATTTAAAAAACAAAGGTTTCAGTGAAACAAACATAGAAAAAGCCGGTTTAATTGTTCGCCGTTCCCGAGGTTCAGGTTATTATGACCGTTTTCGAGATAGAATTATTTTCCCTATTTTTAATCAGCAAAATCAGGTGGCAGGTTTTGGGGGGAGAGTTTTGGAGGGTGCGCAGCCTAAATATCTAAATACTCCGGAAACTCACCTTTACAATAAAAGAAAAATTCTTTATGCTTTGAATCATTCTCGTTCTTCAATCAGGGAGAAGGATGAAGCCATAGTTTTTGAAGGATATATGGATGTGATTACTGCTCATCAAGAGGGAGTGGAAAATTGTGTTGCTTCTCTGGGCACCAGTCTTACGGAGGAACAGGCAGAAGTTTTAAGAAGAAATGCCTCCAGCGTGGTAATTGCTTACGATTCTGATGCGGCGGGGGAAGCAGCGGCCTGGCGGGGCATGGATATATTAGTGTCCGCAGGCTGCAGGGTCAAGGTGGCCCAAATGCCACAGGGTATGGACCCAGATGATTTCATCAAAAAAAAAGGAATCAAGGCATTCGAAAAAGAAATAATAGAAAAGTCTTTACCATTAATAGATTATAAACTGGAAAAAACCCAAAGAGATTTGGGTGTGCTGGATTTCTGTACGCCACAAGAAAAGCTTTTATATATTCAAAAGATATTACCTGTTTTAGCTAAACTGAATAGTTCTGTGGAGTTGGACGTATACCTTCAGAAGGTAAGCAGTCAGATTGGTGTTGGCCTGGATTCGCTGCAGTTAGAATTGAAGAAATTCAGGCGTGCCAAAGGAAAAAAACAGATAAAATTTGGGAACACAGAACCAGATGGTTCGGCAAACAATCAGGTAAAGCCCCCGGCAGCAGAAAAAGAGATTCTTGCACTTATGCTTAAAAATCCTGATTATATTTTTGAAGTAAAAAAATGGCTTAAGGATTCAGACTTTTGTTATCCTCCCTATAGAGGGATCATAGAGAAACTGTTTTATTTAAGGAACGATGGTAATGCCATTTCAGAACATACTATACTGAGGCTTTTCCCGGGCTTTGAAGAACAAAAAATTGCTGCGGCCTTGATTTTGGAGCAGGAAAGAAATCCGGATAATCGGGAAAAAATAATAAAAGATTGTGTTAGGAAGATCAAGTGTCATAAATTGAGCCTGAAAAGAAAAGAAATAGAAAAAGAAATTTCTAAATTGGATAGGCAGCAGGACGGGGAAAAAATCAATGGACTTCTGGTTGAGTGGACTGAAATAAAGCGCCTGGAAAAAGATTTTAATCCTCAGTGA
- a CDS encoding tRNA (adenine(22)-N(1))-methyltransferase, whose translation MKLTPRLQTIADSVPGGCTVADIGTDHGYLPVYLVEEKNSPYVIAGDVNEKPLAKAGQLVHSLNLQEIISVRLGDGLKIIELEDRVEVIIIAGMGGKTVCGILEESPEITAGIKMLVLQPMVNIPHVRFWLGENNFAIIDEKIAQEGKHFYVIIMAVPGEGEQLDDVQLELGPRLLEKKDVDPLFKAFFEHKMRKYNTVLESLKGSRQEIEPQKYNYWIRLVNRIQEELKCI comes from the coding sequence ATGAAACTTACGCCCCGTCTACAAACCATTGCAGATTCAGTTCCAGGGGGCTGTACTGTGGCTGATATTGGCACAGATCATGGTTATCTGCCGGTATATCTGGTTGAAGAAAAAAACAGCCCCTATGTGATTGCCGGAGATGTGAACGAGAAACCTTTGGCAAAAGCTGGACAACTGGTTCATTCTTTAAATTTACAGGAAATAATAAGTGTTAGATTAGGAGACGGCTTAAAGATAATTGAGTTAGAAGACCGGGTTGAGGTTATTATTATAGCAGGGATGGGTGGAAAAACTGTATGTGGAATCCTGGAAGAAAGTCCTGAAATTACTGCCGGAATAAAAATGCTTGTTCTTCAACCTATGGTAAATATACCTCATGTTCGATTCTGGTTGGGGGAGAATAACTTTGCCATAATAGATGAGAAAATTGCTCAGGAGGGTAAGCATTTCTATGTAATTATTATGGCGGTTCCCGGAGAAGGGGAGCAGTTGGATGATGTTCAGTTAGAATTGGGCCCTCGTCTTTTGGAAAAGAAGGATGTTGATCCTCTTTTTAAAGCATTTTTTGAGCATAAAATGAGAAAATACAATACAGTTCTGGAAAGTTTAAAAGGATCAAGGCAGGAAATTGAGCCTCAAAAGTATAACTATTGGATAAGACTGGTGAATAGAATCCAGGAGGAACTCAAATGCATATAA
- a CDS encoding zinc ribbon domain-containing protein encodes MKKISDIMLLWDLQETEKNMNKINKQYKSRTSLKDVEEARALLDGIERSLKALEEELNAQRKVLRRLELKGEEIAEDIQETNKQLYGGEVTATKELVQMEKKLKLLSEENGKLEDMVIQQMEKIEKKEKELLGKRSQEKETQESLKELEEKDRQESRKLKGRYRKHKVSKEQLEAKITSELLEKYAYLKKKAGFNVVAKVKGGVCLGCQVSLSSSTIGSLYTPGILITCENCGRLIFQQE; translated from the coding sequence GTGAAGAAGATTAGCGATATTATGCTTTTGTGGGATCTTCAGGAAACAGAAAAGAACATGAACAAGATTAATAAACAATATAAAAGTCGTACATCACTAAAGGATGTGGAGGAGGCCAGAGCTTTGTTGGATGGTATTGAAAGGTCGCTTAAAGCTCTGGAAGAAGAACTAAATGCACAGAGAAAGGTACTTCGCCGCCTGGAACTGAAGGGAGAGGAGATTGCCGAAGATATTCAGGAAACTAATAAACAATTATATGGGGGAGAAGTTACTGCTACCAAAGAATTAGTTCAGATGGAAAAAAAGTTGAAGCTGTTATCTGAGGAAAACGGCAAACTGGAGGATATGGTTATTCAACAGATGGAAAAGATAGAAAAAAAAGAAAAAGAACTGCTGGGGAAACGAAGCCAAGAAAAGGAAACGCAGGAGAGTCTAAAGGAGTTGGAAGAAAAGGATAGACAGGAAAGCCGCAAACTGAAAGGCCGGTATCGAAAACACAAGGTAAGTAAAGAACAGCTGGAGGCAAAGATAACCTCTGAGCTTTTGGAAAAGTATGCTTACTTGAAAAAAAAGGCAGGATTTAATGTTGTGGCTAAAGTGAAAGGGGGGGTCTGCCTGGGGTGTCAGGTGTCCTTATCTTCTTCTACTATTGGTAGCCTTTACACTCCAGGAATCTTGATTACTTGCGAAAATTGTGGAAGGCTAATATTTCAGCAGGAGTAA
- the selD gene encoding selenide, water dikinase SelD, with product MDEQKIKLTQLSCSAGUAAKIGPGTLAQVLSLLPQQKDGKLLVGSDTFDDAGVYKLDENTALIQTLDFFTPIVDDPYMFGQIAAANSLSDIYAMGGKPLTAMNIVCFPVNTLDISVLGEILRGGFDKVQEAGALSLGGHSVDDKEPKYGLSVTGIVHPDKIKTNAGSRAGDKLILTKPLGTGVISTALKGEVISQDEAREAVFLMAELNAGAAEASLAFNVSACTDVTGFGLLGHMYEMACAGKVGFRLNFSRVPFLNKVKELAEEGLVPGGAYRNKDYLKSCIEIKPSVSQLEALLLFDPQTSGGLLLSVVPEEADELLLRLKEKGLRAEIIGEAVNNPGIVTVSRD from the coding sequence ATGGATGAGCAGAAGATTAAACTCACACAGCTCAGCTGCAGTGCCGGGTGAGCAGCAAAAATCGGTCCCGGGACCCTGGCTCAGGTTCTGAGCCTGTTACCACAGCAGAAAGATGGAAAGCTTTTGGTAGGCAGTGATACTTTTGACGACGCTGGAGTTTATAAACTGGATGAAAACACGGCATTGATTCAAACCCTAGATTTTTTTACGCCTATTGTGGATGACCCTTACATGTTTGGTCAAATTGCGGCGGCCAATTCTTTGAGTGATATTTATGCTATGGGGGGAAAGCCCCTAACAGCTATGAATATTGTGTGTTTTCCCGTAAATACATTAGATATTTCAGTGCTGGGGGAAATATTGAGAGGTGGTTTTGATAAGGTTCAGGAGGCTGGCGCTCTTAGTCTGGGCGGTCACAGTGTAGACGATAAAGAACCTAAATACGGACTGTCTGTCACCGGAATCGTTCATCCGGATAAGATAAAAACCAACGCCGGAAGCAGAGCAGGGGATAAACTGATTCTGACTAAGCCCCTGGGTACAGGGGTAATCAGCACAGCTTTGAAAGGGGAAGTGATCAGCCAGGATGAAGCCCGGGAGGCTGTATTCTTAATGGCTGAGTTAAATGCAGGGGCGGCGGAGGCATCGCTGGCATTTAACGTAAGCGCCTGCACTGATGTGACTGGTTTTGGTCTTTTGGGACATATGTACGAGATGGCATGTGCCGGTAAAGTAGGTTTCCGTCTCAATTTCTCACGGGTTCCTTTCTTAAATAAGGTTAAGGAACTGGCAGAGGAGGGGCTTGTTCCCGGGGGAGCTTATCGTAACAAGGATTATTTAAAATCCTGCATTGAGATCAAGCCTTCGGTAAGCCAGTTGGAAGCTCTGCTTCTTTTTGACCCCCAGACTTCTGGAGGGCTGCTGCTATCTGTCGTCCCAGAGGAAGCCGATGAACTGCTTCTTCGTTTAAAGGAGAAGGGACTTCGGGCAGAAATAATTGGAGAGGCTGTAAACAATCCCGGTATAGTTACTGTATCCAGGGATTAA
- a CDS encoding CalY family protein: MKKKIISSLIMITLAAAAMSLGTMAWFTYESDSIANTFTAGTVLIQADETITPPAYMVENWNPGDCTEKEYTIINMGTKAAYIRAVITGSWYNQDGTPFFPDPDLDVVYWGFCDLDMGSQVSGEGNSAQGWIRDGNTWYYEHPLPGTYSGASETERQAVLCLRVCLDGLNTDNQYQGKVFKLSAVFQAVQSSNEAVNQVWPENPYVSSIDENIQDFSMAVFVDDTIRVNGSTKIIGNIATNSTAQNSVSLNFQNDVIVGNVFIGPGGDPENVINVPGSGRTIDDAITGSVFTLDSKRTYNLPAYPTDLPALGNLTVNSSNYTIENDSYYSSINITGNSTLYINTGNTDRIIRVGSLSIAGHIVLQGSGRLLLYVDNFNQVTQTININAAGTASRLIMYVQGNSVNFGSGNTVFRGGLYAPNADVKLLGSSRIMGALIAKSLEAGAADKAAVSFESINLN, encoded by the coding sequence ATGAAAAAGAAAATTATTTCAAGTTTGATTATGATAACGCTGGCAGCAGCCGCTATGTCTTTAGGAACTATGGCCTGGTTTACATATGAAAGTGATTCCATTGCGAATACATTTACTGCCGGCACCGTCCTTATTCAGGCGGATGAAACAATAACTCCGCCAGCTTATATGGTTGAAAACTGGAACCCCGGTGACTGTACAGAAAAAGAATATACTATCATTAATATGGGAACCAAGGCTGCCTATATAAGGGCTGTTATCACCGGAAGTTGGTACAACCAGGACGGAACTCCTTTTTTTCCTGATCCAGATTTAGATGTAGTTTACTGGGGTTTCTGTGACTTAGACATGGGATCTCAAGTGTCCGGTGAAGGAAATTCTGCTCAGGGGTGGATAAGAGATGGGAACACCTGGTATTATGAGCATCCCCTGCCGGGAACCTATAGCGGTGCATCTGAGACAGAGCGACAGGCGGTACTATGTCTTAGAGTCTGTCTTGACGGTTTAAACACTGATAACCAGTATCAGGGAAAAGTATTTAAGCTATCTGCAGTTTTTCAAGCGGTACAAAGTTCAAACGAAGCTGTTAACCAGGTATGGCCGGAAAACCCTTACGTCAGCAGCATTGATGAAAATATCCAGGACTTTAGCATGGCTGTTTTTGTTGATGATACCATTAGGGTTAACGGCAGCACAAAGATTATAGGAAATATTGCCACAAACTCTACAGCCCAAAATAGTGTTTCTTTAAATTTTCAAAATGATGTTATTGTTGGAAATGTATTCATTGGGCCAGGTGGGGACCCGGAAAACGTAATAAATGTACCAGGCTCTGGACGCACTATTGATGATGCCATAACTGGAAGTGTTTTTACTCTTGATAGTAAAAGGACGTATAATCTCCCGGCCTATCCCACTGATTTACCGGCTTTGGGAAATTTAACGGTGAATTCTTCAAACTATACAATAGAAAACGATAGTTATTATTCAAGTATAAACATAACAGGAAATAGTACTCTTTACATAAATACCGGAAATACTGATCGAATTATCCGGGTTGGTTCATTGAGCATTGCAGGTCATATTGTCCTGCAGGGTTCCGGAAGATTGCTGCTTTATGTTGATAATTTCAATCAGGTTACCCAAACCATTAATATTAATGCAGCAGGAACAGCCAGCAGATTGATCATGTATGTTCAAGGAAACAGTGTCAATTTCGGTTCCGGCAATACAGTCTTCCGGGGAGGGCTCTATGCCCCCAACGCTGACGTAAAATTGTTAGGAAGTTCAAGAATTATGGGTGCATTAATTGCAAAAAGTCTTGAAGCAGGAGCAGCGGATAAGGCTGCTGTGAGCTTTGAGTCTATTAATCTGAACTAA
- the rpoD gene encoding RNA polymerase sigma factor RpoD, whose protein sequence is MSDRDKDIKKVQKSLIDSGNKKGSLTYRQIMEYLQDYDLSPEEIDDFYDKLANQGIEVVDEINEETKVTEGLEKAEIDTNINLSVLEGVTVNDPVRMYLKEIGKVPLLTPSEEINLAQGMESGDEVAKRKLVEANLRLVVSIAKKYVGRGMQFLDLIQEGNLGLIKAVEKFDWRKGYKFSTYATWWIRQAITRAIADQARTIRIPVHMVETINKLIRVSRQLVQELGREPSPEEIAHEMDITEDRVREILKIAQEPVSLETPIGEEDDSHLGDFIEDQEATAPADAAAFELLKEQLKDVLDTLTPREEKVLRLRFGLDDGHSRTLEEVGQVFGVTRERIRQIEAKALRKLRHPMRSKRLKDYLE, encoded by the coding sequence TTGAGCGATAGAGACAAAGACATAAAAAAAGTTCAAAAGTCGTTGATTGACAGCGGAAACAAAAAGGGGTCTTTGACTTACCGGCAGATTATGGAGTATTTGCAGGATTATGACCTTAGCCCTGAAGAGATAGATGATTTTTATGACAAACTGGCTAACCAGGGAATTGAAGTAGTAGATGAAATAAACGAGGAAACCAAGGTTACAGAGGGTTTGGAAAAGGCAGAGATAGATACCAATATTAATTTGAGTGTTTTGGAAGGGGTCACTGTTAATGACCCTGTTCGAATGTATTTAAAAGAAATCGGAAAAGTCCCTCTACTTACTCCCAGTGAAGAAATTAATCTAGCCCAGGGGATGGAATCCGGGGATGAAGTGGCCAAAAGAAAACTAGTCGAGGCAAACCTGCGCCTGGTGGTGAGCATAGCCAAAAAGTATGTTGGTCGGGGTATGCAGTTTTTAGACCTGATCCAGGAGGGCAATCTGGGCTTGATTAAAGCCGTAGAAAAGTTCGACTGGAGGAAAGGCTATAAATTTAGCACCTATGCCACCTGGTGGATACGCCAGGCCATTACCCGGGCTATTGCTGATCAGGCCCGTACTATAAGAATCCCGGTGCACATGGTTGAAACCATAAACAAGCTGATTCGGGTATCCCGGCAGCTGGTTCAGGAGTTAGGCAGGGAACCTTCGCCGGAGGAAATTGCTCATGAGATGGATATCACTGAAGACAGGGTCAGGGAAATACTTAAGATAGCCCAGGAACCTGTTTCATTGGAAACTCCCATTGGAGAAGAGGACGACAGTCATCTGGGAGACTTTATCGAGGATCAGGAGGCTACGGCTCCAGCAGATGCGGCAGCCTTTGAACTATTGAAAGAACAGCTTAAGGATGTGCTGGACACGTTGACTCCCCGGGAGGAAAAAGTGCTCCGGCTGCGTTTCGGGTTGGATGACGGCCACTCTAGAACACTGGAGGAGGTAGGCCAGGTATTCGGGGTTACCCGGGAAAGAATAAGGCAGATTGAGGCGAAAGCCCTTAGAAAACTGCGTCATCCCATGCGAAGCAAGAGGCTGAAAGATTACCTGGAATAG